The Daucus carota subsp. sativus chromosome 2, DH1 v3.0, whole genome shotgun sequence genome includes a window with the following:
- the LOC108206959 gene encoding heavy metal-associated isoprenylated plant protein 37: protein MTKDEDFKLLKIQTFVLRVNIHCDGCKHKVKKLLKRTEGVFQVVIDAEHQKVAVSGCVDSATLIKKLIRAGKHAELWSAKTNQNQNQNQKKKDGCIKGDKNNKGQKQVAFRGVDTKNHQQELSDLSFSEDNEYIGDEEEERYLNLLMQQAEANNARKMLEAVAAQNKGKMNNQGGKRGNQNQNMVMTTNASGGIDPKLLAAMNNLQFGGGNTGEIRRGGGSNDVNSMMMRNFAGFQGGENNNIAAAPGGIYQVQPTAGIQGGSSSGLNFANYPAYNINNYSPQLNNPAAAAMLMNMQNRQVMLQPQAQPQMMYQRSTVVPPSTTGYYYNNTPGPYTPYNEPVYYAGAAHQSASHIFSDENTSSCSVM from the exons ATGACTAAAGATGAAGACTTTAAGCTCCTCAAGATCCAG ACTTTTGTTCTACGAGTTAACATTCACTGTGATGGTTGTAAGCACAAAGTCAAGAAACTCCTCAAAAGAACTGAAG GAGTTTTCCAAGTAGTCATTGATGCAGAACATCAAAAAGTGGCTGTTTCTGGTTGTGTTGATTCTGCTACTTTGATCAAGAAATTGATCAGGGCCGGTAAGCATGCTGAGCTTTGGTCAGCTAAAACTAATcagaatcaaaatcagaatcagAAAAAGAAAGATGGCTGTATCAAGGGTGACAAGAACAACAAAGGCCAAAAGCAAGTTGCTTTCAGGGGTGTTGATACAAAAAACCACCAGCAAGAGCTATCTGATCTAAGCTTTTCGGAAGATAATGAATATATTGGTGACGAGGAAGAAGAACGTTATCTGAATCTTCTAATGCAGCAGGCTGAAGCTAACAATGCTCGGAAAATGCTTGAAGCTGTGGCGGCACAAAACAAAGGCAAAATGAATAATCAAGGTGGGAAAAGGGGAAATCAGAACCAGAACATGGTGATGACTACTAATGCAAGTGGCGGAATTGATCCAAAACTTCTTGCTGCTATGAACAATTTGCAATTTGGCGGAGGAAATACCGGTGAAATCAGAAGGGGTGGAGGATCGAATGATGTGAATTCGATGATGATGAGAAACTTTGCTGGCTTTCAAGGAGGTGAAAATAACAACATTGCTGCTGCACCAGGAGGAATTTATCAAGTGCAACCTACTGCTGGAATTCAAGGAGGGTCTTCAAGTGGGCTTAATTTTGCGAATTATCCAGCATACAACATTAACAATTATTCTCCTCAGCTGAACAATCCCGCAGCTGCAGCAATGCTGATGAACATGCAGAACAGGCAAGTTATGTTGCAGCCTCAAGCTCAACCTCAGATGATGTATCAGAGGTCTACAGTTGTTCCTCCCAGCACCACAGGGTACTATTACAACAATACTCCAGGTCCATACACTCCCTACAATGAGCCTGTCTATTATGCTGGAGCTGCTCATCAATCGGCTTCTCATATTTTCAGTGATGAAAATACAAGTAGCTGCTCAGTTATGTAA